In one Actinomycetota bacterium genomic region, the following are encoded:
- a CDS encoding potassium channel protein: MAAQESRYVNTLTVLSKLKLALVLIASILLTGVIGFSYIEGWPILDSFYMTLITITTVGFDEVRPLSASGKLFTIFLIIAGVGTVLYAFSLIVEFFIEGHLGGLMGERKMKKRIDALDSHYILCGLGRVGQQVAKEFLNLKIPFVVIDRDHGSIENFRSQDLLFIEGDATEDRILEEAGITRATGLIAALNDDADNVYVVLTSKSFNQDLFIVARSSSEGSELKLKKAGATKVISPAVIGGRRMASYITRPVACDYLDIITQGQNIEFQLAEFKVDVNSQVANKAINELDIRGKTLGAMILAINQGENFNTNPMPSTKIQSGDVLIAIGTNQQLELFKKLI, from the coding sequence TTGGCAGCACAGGAAAGTAGATATGTAAACACCCTAACCGTTCTATCAAAACTCAAGCTTGCTCTGGTTTTGATAGCCTCAATTCTGCTGACCGGAGTCATTGGGTTCAGCTATATAGAGGGCTGGCCCATTCTCGACTCCTTCTATATGACTCTGATAACTATAACGACAGTTGGATTTGACGAGGTCAGACCACTTTCTGCAAGCGGAAAGCTATTTACCATTTTTCTAATAATCGCAGGCGTCGGAACTGTCTTGTACGCCTTCAGCTTGATTGTAGAGTTTTTCATTGAAGGACATCTTGGCGGCTTGATGGGGGAGAGGAAGATGAAAAAGAGGATAGACGCATTGGATTCCCATTATATTTTATGTGGACTTGGTAGGGTGGGCCAGCAAGTGGCAAAAGAATTTCTCAACCTGAAAATACCCTTTGTCGTGATAGACCGAGATCACGGGTCGATAGAGAATTTCAGGAGTCAAGATCTCTTATTTATCGAGGGAGACGCAACCGAGGATAGAATCCTTGAAGAAGCCGGCATAACCAGGGCCACCGGCCTCATAGCCGCTTTAAATGATGACGCCGACAACGTCTACGTCGTCTTGACGTCAAAATCATTCAATCAGGATCTATTCATTGTGGCAAGATCCAGCTCTGAGGGTTCTGAGCTCAAACTCAAAAAGGCGGGAGCAACCAAGGTGATATCACCGGCCGTGATAGGTGGTCGTCGTATGGCGTCCTATATAACCAGGCCAGTTGCTTGCGACTATCTCGACATCATAACCCAAGGGCAAAATATTGAGTTCCAACTGGCCGAATTCAAAGTAGATGTGAACTCTCAAGTTGCCAATAAGGCCATCAATGAGCTTGACATTAGAGGAAAGACGTTGGGAGCAATGATCCTTGCCATAAACCAGGGGGAGAATTTCAATACCAATCCGATGCCTTCAACAAAAATACAGTCGGGTGATGTTCTCATTGCGATCGGAACCAACCAGCAGCTGGAGCTCTTCAAGAAATTAATTTAA
- the dut gene encoding dUTP diphosphatase, producing the protein MEIKIKMLEEGLPLPKMAHDGDAGCDLYSRIDISLAPGQRALVPTGVALSIPEGYAGFVQPRSGLALKHGITIVNTPGLIDSKYRGEICAIMLNTDKDEIFEIKRGERICQLVIQQVVSPKYIIAEELDDTTRGKGGFGSTGK; encoded by the coding sequence TTGGAAATAAAGATAAAGATGCTCGAAGAGGGTCTTCCGCTTCCGAAGATGGCCCATGATGGAGATGCCGGTTGCGACCTATATAGTCGCATAGATATAAGTCTGGCTCCGGGCCAAAGGGCGCTAGTTCCGACCGGAGTAGCCCTATCGATACCGGAAGGGTACGCCGGATTCGTCCAGCCGCGATCGGGCCTTGCCTTAAAGCACGGCATAACCATAGTCAACACTCCAGGTCTTATTGATTCTAAATATCGGGGCGAGATATGTGCCATAATGCTGAACACCGATAAAGACGAGATTTTTGAAATCAAGCGAGGCGAAAGAATCTGTCAGCTTGTAATCCAACAAGTCGTGAGCCCAAAATATATAATTGCTGAAGAGTTGGACGATACGACGCGAGGTAAAGGCGGCTTTGGCAGCACAGGAAAGTAG
- a CDS encoding anaerobic ribonucleoside-triphosphate reductase activating protein, whose amino-acid sequence MPTSMIDWPGKISCVIFLGGCNLRCPFCQNSILIDKKADNKNIEITQIQEYLLSKKNWLDGIVITGGEPSINHELGELISLFKAIGYPVKLDTNGTRPRALSRLIKEDLISYFALDIKTSFEKYDLLGASKKDAGAVLESIDLIIESGLDHEFRTTVVPGLVEPEDVLQIATMLKERGAGKYYLQQFNPKNVLSEEFKCVKPYNVQLLRDLKEKCSSSITTQLRGCG is encoded by the coding sequence TTGCCGACCTCGATGATAGATTGGCCAGGCAAGATATCATGCGTGATCTTTTTAGGGGGTTGCAACTTAAGGTGCCCTTTCTGTCAAAACTCTATTTTGATTGATAAAAAAGCCGATAATAAAAATATAGAGATAACGCAAATTCAAGAATATTTGTTGTCCAAAAAGAACTGGTTGGACGGCATAGTGATTACCGGGGGAGAGCCTTCAATAAACCATGAATTGGGAGAATTAATCTCTCTATTCAAAGCAATCGGGTATCCGGTCAAGCTGGATACCAATGGGACCCGGCCTCGGGCTCTCTCCCGGTTAATAAAAGAAGATCTGATAAGCTATTTCGCTCTCGATATAAAAACCTCGTTTGAAAAATATGATCTTTTGGGTGCCTCAAAGAAGGATGCGGGCGCGGTTCTTGAGAGCATAGACCTGATAATCGAATCCGGACTGGATCACGAATTTAGGACCACAGTGGTCCCTGGGCTGGTCGAGCCCGAAGATGTCCTCCAGATAGCCACCATGCTCAAAGAGAGGGGAGCAGGTAAATATTACTTGCAGCAGTTTAATCCTAAGAATGTCTTAAGCGAGGAGTTTAAGTGCGTCAAACCATATAATGTTCAACTCTTAAGAGATCTCAAAGAGAAGTGCAGCTCATCAATTACAACTCAGCTTAGAGGTTGTGGCTGA
- a CDS encoding thioredoxin family protein yields the protein MKVKVFVKSDCPRCPEAKALAESLEDIEVYDVDNVEGLAEAAFYSVLTTPSFVLTDETGKEIKAWLGVVPNLADLELVS from the coding sequence GTGAAGGTAAAGGTCTTTGTGAAGTCTGATTGTCCAAGGTGCCCCGAAGCCAAGGCGCTTGCAGAAAGTCTAGAGGATATTGAGGTATACGATGTCGATAATGTGGAGGGTCTGGCTGAGGCGGCCTTTTACAGTGTCCTTACGACTCCGTCGTTCGTCTTGACCGACGAAACAGGCAAAGAGATTAAAGCTTGGCTTGGAGTCGTCCCCAATCTTGCGGATCTTGAGTTGGTGTCTTAA
- the nrdD gene encoding anaerobic ribonucleoside-triphosphate reductase encodes MLSRKINVIKTVTGKTDDATDIALLVSTSSQQEINIWDKEKIVTSLVKETNISSELANEIADAVENKVIDSNLKDITTSIIRELIDTELIQRGLTIAHKRHSNLGLPMYDVEQIIFNANKENSNTTHNPESINLTIAESILKEFAIRRVFSEDVALAHMVGDVHLHDLGFIVRPYCGGHSLEYIKKYGLNLPNITSTSKPAKHAEVLIGHMVKMASSLQSHYAGAIGWEAVNMFFAPYLVDRSYDEIGQLAQMLIYEFNQLAGARGSQVVFTDFNLYWNIPSHFRDTEAIGPGGKYTGKKYADYEKESQMFLKAMFEVYMEGDAMGKTFVFPKPLLHIGNDFFKSEGHEEFLDLACEVASRQGITYFVFDRGDEVTVSQCCRLKLKLNENDLAETKSPEKMRFSALQNITINLPRIAYKAQQNDQLLFMEINRALELVAKAHLQKKAFIKELLDLGQVGPLAMLCAKKDGEPYLRLDRLTYLAGILGLNEMVETHMGKQLHESDEALRFGLRVISHMNLKCKQLSEQHGVNIILEESPAESSGYRLAKLDMKYYPRQTRKVTRGSFENGEYYYTNSIHLAVDADVDYIERVEKQSLFHPLIEAGAIVHIWLGENEPDPSAIKDFVVKTFKNTNASQIAFSPEFTVCNNCKRTSRGLAAHCQLCESDDVYWITRIVGYFSKISTWNKGKISELKERTRTKLNKEDEEVGEGKGLCEV; translated from the coding sequence ATGCTGTCTAGGAAGATCAACGTCATTAAGACGGTGACCGGAAAGACCGATGACGCAACGGATATAGCCTTGCTGGTAAGCACGTCCTCTCAGCAAGAGATCAACATCTGGGACAAAGAGAAGATAGTGACCTCCCTCGTTAAGGAGACTAATATCTCTAGCGAGCTGGCTAACGAAATTGCCGATGCGGTCGAAAATAAGGTCATTGACAGCAACTTAAAAGACATCACTACCAGCATTATCCGTGAACTTATCGATACCGAGCTGATACAGAGGGGGCTTACCATTGCCCACAAGCGCCACTCTAACCTTGGTCTTCCCATGTACGACGTCGAGCAAATAATCTTCAATGCCAATAAAGAGAACAGTAACACCACCCACAATCCCGAATCGATCAATTTGACCATCGCGGAGTCCATCCTCAAGGAGTTTGCCATAAGGAGGGTATTTAGCGAGGATGTCGCTTTGGCTCATATGGTCGGAGACGTCCACCTCCACGATCTAGGTTTTATAGTCAGGCCCTACTGCGGTGGCCATTCTTTGGAATACATAAAGAAATATGGCTTGAATCTTCCAAACATTACCAGCACTTCCAAGCCGGCCAAGCACGCTGAGGTACTGATCGGTCATATGGTCAAGATGGCTTCCTCCCTCCAGTCGCATTATGCGGGCGCCATTGGCTGGGAGGCCGTTAACATGTTCTTCGCTCCTTATCTGGTTGACCGGTCCTACGATGAGATAGGGCAGCTCGCCCAGATGCTCATCTATGAATTCAATCAGTTGGCGGGAGCGAGGGGATCACAGGTCGTCTTCACCGATTTTAATCTTTATTGGAATATTCCGTCTCACTTCAGAGACACTGAGGCGATCGGCCCCGGCGGCAAATACACTGGCAAAAAGTATGCCGATTACGAGAAGGAATCGCAAATGTTCTTAAAGGCGATGTTTGAGGTCTATATGGAGGGAGACGCAATGGGCAAGACCTTCGTATTTCCCAAACCCCTCCTTCATATCGGAAACGATTTCTTCAAGAGCGAAGGTCATGAGGAATTTCTAGATCTTGCCTGCGAGGTGGCAAGCCGACAGGGGATAACTTATTTCGTTTTCGATCGAGGCGATGAAGTCACGGTCTCCCAGTGCTGTCGTTTGAAATTGAAGTTGAATGAGAATGATCTGGCTGAGACCAAGAGCCCCGAGAAGATGAGGTTTTCAGCCCTCCAGAATATAACCATCAATCTACCAAGGATAGCTTATAAGGCCCAACAAAATGATCAACTTCTCTTCATGGAGATCAACAGGGCGCTTGAGCTCGTAGCAAAAGCCCATCTACAAAAGAAGGCTTTCATAAAGGAACTTTTGGACTTAGGTCAGGTGGGGCCGCTTGCGATGCTCTGCGCAAAGAAGGATGGCGAGCCTTATCTCAGGCTGGATAGGCTGACCTATCTAGCTGGAATACTTGGGCTCAACGAGATGGTCGAGACCCATATGGGCAAACAGCTACACGAATCGGATGAGGCACTCAGATTCGGGCTCAGAGTAATCTCGCACATGAACTTGAAATGCAAACAGCTCTCAGAGCAGCATGGGGTCAACATCATTCTCGAAGAGTCTCCGGCCGAATCGAGTGGCTACCGTCTGGCAAAATTGGATATGAAGTATTATCCACGTCAAACCAGAAAGGTCACAAGGGGGAGCTTCGAAAACGGGGAGTACTACTACACGAACAGTATCCACCTGGCGGTTGATGCCGATGTTGACTACATCGAACGAGTAGAGAAACAGAGCTTGTTCCATCCCTTGATCGAAGCCGGGGCCATAGTTCATATATGGCTGGGGGAGAACGAGCCGGATCCAAGTGCGATAAAAGATTTCGTGGTCAAGACGTTTAAGAACACAAACGCGTCACAGATAGCCTTCAGCCCTGAGTTTACCGTGTGCAACAATTGTAAGAGGACTTCCAGAGGTCTTGCGGCTCATTGCCAGCTCTGCGAGTCTGATGATGTCTATTGGATAACAAGGATAGTGGGCTATTTTTCTAAGATATCTACTTGGAATAAAGGCAAGATATCTGAACTCAAGGAAAGGACCAGGACAAAATTGAACAAGGAGGATGAGGAAGTTGGTGAAGGTAAAGGTCTTTGTGAAGTCTGA
- the nrdR gene encoding transcriptional regulator NrdR, whose amino-acid sequence MKCIFCDYPQTRVVDSRVTEGKDSIKRRRECIKCAQRFTTYERVEDIPLSVIKKDGTRELFDRSKLLAGLLRATVKRRVPTEALEKMLSDIELQLRNEFKYEIRSKDLGEMVLERLKELDRVAYVRFASVYRDFQDIDQFLSELNRLK is encoded by the coding sequence GTGAAATGTATCTTTTGTGACTACCCGCAGACGAGGGTGGTCGACTCGAGAGTAACAGAAGGTAAGGATTCGATAAAGAGACGGCGCGAATGTATAAAGTGTGCGCAAAGATTTACAACGTACGAAAGGGTGGAAGATATACCCCTGTCCGTCATCAAGAAGGACGGGACGCGGGAGCTATTTGATAGGAGCAAACTTCTTGCGGGACTTCTCAGAGCGACGGTCAAAAGGCGCGTTCCGACCGAGGCGCTGGAGAAGATGCTCTCCGACATCGAGCTTCAGCTCAGGAATGAATTCAAGTATGAGATAAGATCGAAAGACTTAGGAGAGATGGTTCTTGAGCGCTTGAAGGAGCTGGACAGGGTGGCTTACGTCAGGTTTGCGTCCGTATATAGGGATTTTCAGGATATTGATCAATTTTTATCTGAACTAAATAGGCTGAAATGA
- the lexA gene encoding transcriptional repressor LexA — translation MDLTERQNQILNYILNEVAAKGFPPSVREICEATGLSSTSTVHSHLKSLEKMGFIRRDATKPRTIEVLDQTRHDALGQVGPARALPLVGRVAAGLPIFAEENIEEMMVLPKNFASDDSFIIEVKGESMIEAAILDGDYLVVRKQRDADDGDIVVALMDGEATVKRLFKKLGHIELRPENRSMKPIITREVEIVGKVISLLRRV, via the coding sequence TTGGATTTAACCGAAAGACAAAACCAGATTTTAAACTATATACTCAACGAAGTCGCAGCCAAAGGTTTTCCGCCTTCAGTCAGAGAGATCTGTGAGGCTACTGGTCTCTCTTCCACTTCGACCGTTCACAGCCACCTAAAATCTCTTGAGAAGATGGGCTTTATCAGGAGAGATGCGACTAAACCGCGGACGATAGAGGTTCTGGATCAGACCAGGCATGACGCCTTGGGCCAGGTCGGCCCCGCAAGAGCTCTCCCCTTGGTTGGGAGGGTGGCCGCCGGTCTTCCGATATTCGCCGAGGAGAATATTGAGGAGATGATGGTCCTTCCCAAAAACTTCGCCTCAGACGATTCATTTATCATAGAGGTCAAGGGAGAGAGTATGATAGAGGCTGCAATATTGGATGGTGATTATCTAGTTGTACGCAAACAGAGAGACGCTGATGATGGGGACATAGTCGTCGCCCTGATGGATGGAGAAGCGACGGTGAAGAGGCTCTTCAAAAAACTGGGTCACATCGAGCTTAGGCCTGAAAACAGGAGCATGAAACCGATAATAACAAGAGAGGTCGAAATTGTTGGCAAGGTTATCTCCTTGTTGAGGAGGGTCTAA
- the hflX gene encoding GTPase HflX has product MFNEELKERAILVSLLIDKAAEETDRSLMELAELTKTAGAKIVAQVTQRGRPDPKTYVGSGKAIEITNLTQELDADTIIFNEDLTPSQQANLEAITSRKIIDRTTLILDIFAQRAQTKEGKIQVEMAQLTHRLSRLKGKGVALSRLGAGIGTRGPGETKLEVERRGIGKRIQRLKLELSKIEKVRQTQKKQRVKRGLFRLAIVGYTNAGKSTLLNALTKSNVLAEDKLFATLDPASKRLEVGGGTPVTISDTVGFIRDLPHHLVAAFKSTLEEVIEADLLLHVIDASHTGFDQQIASVESILNDLKVMDADILSVFNKIDRISTEYIKRLKKVYPDAVFVSAKEGMGLEGLKERIRKIASVPNH; this is encoded by the coding sequence ATGTTCAATGAAGAGCTAAAAGAGCGGGCCATCCTGGTCTCATTGTTGATTGATAAGGCGGCCGAAGAGACAGATCGGTCCCTGATGGAATTGGCCGAACTTACCAAAACGGCTGGAGCTAAAATCGTTGCTCAGGTCACTCAGAGGGGAAGGCCCGATCCGAAGACCTATGTCGGCTCCGGCAAGGCCATCGAGATAACCAATCTCACACAAGAGTTGGATGCCGACACGATAATTTTCAACGAGGACCTAACCCCGTCCCAACAAGCCAACCTTGAGGCCATCACCTCCCGAAAAATAATCGACAGGACAACTCTGATCCTGGATATATTTGCCCAAAGGGCCCAGACAAAAGAGGGCAAAATCCAAGTCGAAATGGCCCAGTTGACCCATAGGCTTTCTCGGCTCAAAGGAAAGGGCGTGGCGCTCTCGAGACTCGGGGCGGGCATAGGGACAAGGGGTCCCGGTGAAACCAAGCTCGAGGTGGAGAGGCGGGGGATCGGAAAGAGGATTCAGAGGCTGAAGCTAGAGCTCTCAAAGATTGAAAAAGTGAGGCAGACTCAGAAGAAGCAGCGGGTCAAAAGGGGGCTTTTTCGCTTGGCCATTGTCGGATATACCAACGCCGGAAAATCCACTCTATTGAACGCTTTGACCAAATCGAATGTTCTTGCCGAAGACAAGCTCTTTGCCACCCTCGACCCCGCATCTAAGCGTCTGGAGGTGGGCGGTGGAACACCTGTCACCATTTCCGATACAGTTGGGTTCATCAGAGATCTTCCACACCACCTGGTGGCGGCCTTTAAGTCTACTTTGGAGGAGGTGATCGAGGCAGATTTATTATTGCACGTTATCGACGCAAGCCACACAGGATTCGATCAGCAGATAGCCTCGGTCGAGTCGATATTGAATGATTTGAAGGTGATGGATGCAGATATTCTTTCCGTCTTTAATAAGATAGACAGAATATCGACTGAATACATCAAAAGGCTAAAAAAAGTCTATCCCGACGCGGTCTTCGTCTCGGCCAAAGAGGGCATGGGGCTCGAAGGGCTAAAGGAGAGAATAAGAAAGATCGCAAGCGTGCCTAATCATTAA
- a CDS encoding LL-diaminopimelate aminotransferase — MRQAARIANLPPYLFAEIDKKIALKKTEGVDVISLGIGDPVEPTPKHIIDALCKEASNPENHRYPSYFGMPSFRKAAADFCKSRFGLTFDPDKEVLPLIGSKEGIAHVFLAFIDPGEVALIPDPGYPVYNVGTLLAGGIPYFMPLKKENDFLPDLAKIDEATAKKAKLMFLNYPNNPTSATANLDFFKEAVGFAKKHDILICHDNAYSEIAFDDYQPPSLLEVAGSKELAIEFHSLSKTYNMTGWRIGFAVGNDYAIEALGRVKTNVDSGIFNAIQYAGIAALSGSQGPVKEMCAIYQRRRDIVAKALTEMGLSFSLPKASIYFWVEVPSGYSSASFATHILDRAGVVLSPGNAYGNSGEGFIRITLSVKDNRLLEALERIKKVI, encoded by the coding sequence TTGAGACAGGCCGCAAGAATAGCAAATCTACCCCCATATCTGTTTGCCGAGATAGATAAGAAGATTGCCCTAAAAAAAACCGAAGGGGTCGATGTCATAAGTTTGGGGATAGGCGACCCGGTCGAGCCGACGCCAAAGCACATAATTGATGCCCTCTGCAAGGAAGCGAGTAACCCGGAAAACCATCGATACCCCTCATACTTTGGGATGCCTTCTTTCAGAAAAGCGGCCGCCGACTTCTGTAAGAGCCGCTTCGGATTGACCTTCGACCCGGACAAAGAGGTTCTTCCGCTAATCGGTTCCAAAGAGGGTATTGCCCACGTCTTCTTGGCCTTCATAGACCCGGGCGAGGTTGCCTTGATACCCGATCCCGGCTATCCCGTTTATAACGTGGGAACGCTTCTGGCTGGCGGCATTCCCTATTTTATGCCACTTAAGAAGGAGAATGACTTTCTTCCGGATCTTGCAAAAATAGACGAGGCTACTGCAAAGAAAGCAAAATTGATGTTTTTGAACTATCCCAATAATCCGACCTCAGCCACGGCCAATTTGGATTTCTTCAAAGAAGCTGTCGGCTTCGCTAAGAAGCACGATATATTGATCTGTCACGATAATGCCTACTCGGAAATCGCTTTCGACGATTATCAGCCACCGAGTTTATTGGAGGTAGCTGGCTCAAAGGAGCTAGCCATTGAGTTTCACTCCCTCTCAAAGACCTACAATATGACTGGCTGGAGAATAGGCTTTGCAGTCGGTAACGACTATGCCATCGAGGCGCTCGGCAGAGTTAAGACCAATGTCGATTCGGGGATATTTAATGCCATACAATATGCCGGAATCGCGGCCCTTAGCGGTTCACAGGGGCCGGTCAAAGAGATGTGCGCGATATACCAGAGAAGAAGAGATATCGTTGCCAAAGCCCTTACCGAGATGGGGCTCTCTTTTTCGCTTCCCAAGGCTAGCATCTATTTCTGGGTGGAGGTGCCAAGCGGATATTCCTCCGCTAGTTTCGCAACACATATTCTGGATAGAGCAGGCGTTGTCCTTTCACCAGGAAACGCTTATGGCAATTCCGGAGAGGGCTTTATAAGGATAACGCTGAGCGTAAAGGATAACAGGCTTCTTGAGGCTTTAGAGCGCATAAAGAAGGTCATTTAA
- the dapF gene encoding diaminopimelate epimerase, whose protein sequence is MNKHIQFTKSEGAGNDFIIIDNLAGDIDLSPDEVAFLCDRHFGIGADGLILAESSGDKAGDFFMKFFNSDGSVAEMCGNGIRCFAKYLYDNCLLNMDTFSISTLAGLKSVALISENSEVNMVKVDMGRFSFKSANVPILIEGDEFIDQTIDVQGQKMKFTSLSMGNPHTVTFVGDIETAPVSTVGPFIENHPIFPKKTNVEFAEVVSDSKLKLRVWERGVGETLACGTGASAAALVANRLGLTGKKVKVELLGGDLETEILNDNILMTGPANRVFTGQIILKMEEKT, encoded by the coding sequence GTGAATAAACATATCCAGTTCACAAAATCAGAGGGGGCCGGAAATGATTTCATAATTATAGATAACCTTGCCGGCGACATTGATCTCAGCCCTGACGAGGTAGCCTTTTTGTGCGATCGACACTTCGGAATAGGAGCTGATGGCCTGATCCTTGCAGAGAGCTCGGGAGATAAAGCCGGCGATTTTTTTATGAAATTTTTCAACTCCGACGGTAGTGTCGCCGAGATGTGTGGCAATGGAATACGCTGTTTTGCCAAATATCTGTATGATAATTGCTTGCTCAACATGGATACCTTCTCAATTTCAACCCTGGCTGGCTTAAAATCAGTCGCCCTCATTTCCGAGAACTCCGAGGTCAACATGGTAAAAGTCGATATGGGAAGATTCAGTTTTAAATCGGCCAATGTGCCGATCCTCATTGAGGGTGATGAATTTATCGACCAAACGATCGATGTGCAAGGTCAAAAGATGAAATTTACCTCTCTCTCCATGGGGAACCCACATACCGTCACCTTTGTGGGCGACATAGAGACGGCTCCGGTTTCAACCGTTGGACCTTTTATAGAAAATCACCCCATCTTTCCCAAGAAGACCAACGTGGAGTTTGCCGAGGTAGTCTCGGACTCTAAGCTTAAGCTTAGAGTCTGGGAGCGCGGAGTTGGCGAGACGCTGGCTTGCGGCACCGGCGCTTCGGCAGCCGCCTTGGTGGCAAACAGACTCGGCCTTACCGGCAAAAAGGTTAAGGTTGAGCTTTTGGGCGGCGATCTTGAAACCGAAATTTTAAATGATAATATCTTAATGACCGGACCAGCAAATCGGGTCTTTACGGGTCAAATAATTCTAAAAATGGAGGAAAAGACTTGA
- the miaA gene encoding tRNA (adenosine(37)-N6)-dimethylallyltransferase MiaA, translated as MVGPTASGKSEVALSLAELLDGEIVSVDSMQIYRGLDIGTAKLSKGKRRGIPHHLIDIVEPNENFSVAKYQSVARAVIDGVIARGLIPILVGGSGLHLRSIVDDLKFPEGRMDSIKRRQLEELGDLEKAYQRLKTLDPAASQKIHPKNSKRIIRALEAVELGGRFSQAGSDWFEYKSIYENILFFGLNVERDELYRRIEQRVDNMFSCGLLGEAEVLIEKGTLTSRTAMQAIAYKEIASYLAGEMTIDETIGLIKKRTRNLAKRQYTWFKRDPRIKWIEATAVNSHEIALNIIKELNGGERMVCE; from the coding sequence TTGGTCGGACCGACGGCCTCTGGGAAGAGCGAAGTTGCTCTGAGCTTGGCCGAGCTTCTTGACGGAGAAATTGTATCGGTAGACTCGATGCAGATTTATCGAGGTCTCGATATCGGCACCGCAAAGCTTAGCAAAGGCAAAAGACGAGGAATTCCCCATCACCTAATCGACATCGTCGAGCCAAACGAAAATTTCAGTGTGGCAAAGTATCAGTCAGTCGCCAGAGCAGTTATAGATGGCGTAATCGCAAGGGGCCTCATTCCGATCCTGGTTGGAGGATCAGGGCTTCACCTAAGATCGATAGTGGACGACTTAAAGTTTCCCGAAGGTCGCATGGACTCGATCAAAAGAAGGCAGTTGGAGGAGTTGGGCGATCTCGAGAAGGCTTACCAAAGACTCAAGACGCTAGATCCGGCGGCCTCTCAAAAAATACATCCCAAAAATTCAAAAAGGATAATAAGGGCGCTGGAGGCAGTGGAACTTGGCGGTCGTTTCAGTCAAGCTGGGAGCGATTGGTTTGAATATAAATCCATCTACGAAAATATCTTATTTTTTGGCCTAAATGTCGAGCGAGACGAGTTATATCGAAGGATCGAACAGAGAGTGGACAACATGTTCTCTTGCGGCCTCTTGGGAGAGGCCGAGGTGCTTATCGAAAAGGGCACCCTGACCTCAAGAACAGCCATGCAAGCCATCGCCTATAAAGAAATAGCGTCTTATCTTGCTGGGGAGATGACCATCGACGAGACCATAGGTTTGATAAAGAAGAGGACAAGGAATCTCGCCAAGCGTCAATATACTTGGTTTAAGCGGGATCCCAGGATAAAATGGATTGAGGCTACAGCCGTGAACTCGCACGAAATAGCCCTTAATATCATCAAAGAACTTAATGGCGGAGAAAGGATGGTCTGTGAATAA